Part of the Oreochromis aureus strain Israel breed Guangdong linkage group 20, ZZ_aureus, whole genome shotgun sequence genome, tggaaaaaaaaagttttaaacaacttttttaaattatcttgTTTCTTTTGATggtgcaagtaaacaaaaagAGGGGGCTGAACACAAATGCGCGCACCTTCATTTAGTCTTCAGACCTCTAACTGAGAACCGGAGGTCAGCTGGGATGGCTGAAGGGGGAGCTATCAGCATGTTTGCTAACCTGCAGGTATGCTAGCCGGGCACTCAGACTTATGGACTATAAAGAGAGCGTGCACGCCGGAAGTACCAGAAAAACTAGCACAAATCGAAACAGATGTAATATGAAAGTCTAACGCGTCACATTTCctcagaagaaaagaaaacggCGAGGCAGCGCGgagatatttcatattttttctgcTCCTCACCTTCACACAGCGAATATTCGCCATTGTGGACAGGACTCGGCTGACGTCATGCCAAAGATCGTGTATGTATGAGAGAGGCTGTGACGGATGAAGACAAGCTGAGTTTTttactagggctgggtatcgtcactgatttctagaatcgattcgattctgattcacaaggtcccgattcgattcgattagagtcggggaaattttgcctcagacagccagaaatattataattctgatcatttatcagcacatatccacatttttatatctataaaagaaCGCTGATACTTGTGAGACTTTATCAgtagatgcctttgtgtcaaagtaacagaacataaaacacagaaaaacaggaaggagattttcctggcctgtctttttatagcagataaccttaaaaatattctgcagtagaacaaaaacgGAAAAAACCGTGACTCAACATATGAAATTACCCAAAGTTACAGAAGTTTTATTAGAGACAAGTGTTTTCCGATttgtcataattttaaaaagtttacaattcttcagtattgaacagcagaaatgaggcttccTTGCCggaagtcattaaaaaaaaaaacagcggccaaCAGCGCTGTAGACAACGGTAGAatggtgggtaataagcaagCGAGTAATGCAGAAAATTGAGAATTTTAGATAGGAAACTGTTCttaaagtacactgagagagagagagagagagagagagagctgtacaGGGAGTGTggttttatcgtggtggagacaaaacagcagaagtaagagggaattcatgacgatgtttatgtgaagcaaaATGTGAAGCTTaagatcttcttttgctgctggttcagtcgaatttggttggagagagacaaagcCTACAGCTTCAGAATCACAAAGCACAGACCCGAAGCATCAAAATCAGTGTGCTGTCAGCTTTCAGCCCAGACGGCGTGTCCATGTATGTGCTGTCAGGTGAGAAagccgacatctcactgattccgATGCGTCGAGTCCgcactttgtgtttacgtcttttttcGGAATCCGTTTACCTGCTCTcgtttgctgttttagctgtttggtggttgtttaaaatagttttgtgaggtttaacctgagattctggcctttctggcaaaatacatttatatttaaaaatcgattcaggatgaatcaatatcactttatTAAAGCtaaaatcgattttaatcgattaTTGAAACCCACCCCTACTCTTTACTGTTACTTAACTGCTTTAAGGTTTGTGTATCTTGTGTTTTTCAAGTTTAGTCAGTTAGTCTGGTCTCGGTTTCATGTTTTGCCTTTTATGTTAACATTGCAGCTTCAATAAACGTCTCGCTTTCTGTTCAGCTTTATTACTTTAAAATGTGTGTAGAACATTAATCAATAATGaataaattgtttaaaaaacaaaacttgtgtcAGAGTGGAAATATATTTGGGCCTGActatatttacatataaattTGTTGGGATTATTTGAAGTTAAATCAGGCCAAGCATGAGTCTGATGAGCATTTTTGCAATTTCGAAAAAATAATACTAAGCTAATgaaatttctcttgtttttttcagatATGGATGCTGAGGGTAAGTGATGTAATGTGGCAGTCCTACAGTCATTTTCAGAGTGTcttttaaaactaaaatagtGGTAAGGTGTGCAGTGAGGAGTAAGAGACAAGAGAAAATAGGAGTAGAGAGATACGAGAAGAAAACACGAAGTTAGGAAGCTGTTTGAGAGGAGTAGAAGTTACATGTATGACATGTACAagtacagtgggatgcaaaagtttgggcaaccttgttaatagtcattattttcctgtataaatcgttggttgttacaataaaaaatgtcagttaaatatatcatataggagacacacacagtgatatttaagaagtgaaatgaagtttattggatttacagaaagtgtgcaataattgtttaaacaaaatcaggcaggtgcataaatttgggcactgttgtcattttattgattccaaaaCCTTTAGAACTAATTATTGGAACTGAAATTGGCTCAGTAAgctcagtgacccctgacctacatacacaggtgaatccaataatgagaaagaccacgccccgccacaatTAGTTTATttcttactgtgtgtgtgtgtgtgtgtgtgttgatcaTACATTTTAAACCAAGGCTTACAAGTTTAAGTACAACAGTGAAGACTCTTATCAAAAATAACCTAACACTCCATCCTGTTTGTCGTTTTGTACTTAAATTTACAGTTATGCACCCCTTGTGTTTGACAGTTTCAGTGTAGGCTTAGCAATTATCTTACTTCTCATTGATCTCACACACAGTAAACAGTATCCTTCAAGTAAACAATGAATGTCAACAGTCAAAAACAGGAATTAACATTTCCAAAATCATATGCCACCACAGTCCAGACATCAACCAATCTATCCAGCCTTGTGGTGCATCTCCTCTCGGTGTGTAAATCACACATGTCTCTGCAAAGTGGTTAAGGTCTGCAGTGCTCcataaatgtctcttccagttgtATCCTTGTCCATCATTGTCCATGAggccagagtccaaatgtatgtagagaTGGGCATTCAAACACACCAGTTGGTTTTGTTATTTGCCCATGTGGCTTCAAAGCTGTAGGCCTGGTCAACAGCCTCCTCACTGTGGGTTGGACCAGCACTTCCTTGTCAACTCCCAAATCTTCTCACTTTAAGCATTCTTACTGTGGGGGGAACAAAGCCACCTGGTGAATCATCTGCATTTACGACTCCTCTACTGTCCTTTCATCTCTGCAGaaattttttttgaaaaggAAATGGGAtccagttgttttgtttttctgctgttatGCTCTTCTCCCTGCTGATGAGTCATGGCCACGCCCATGGCTCAAAATTTCAACCAGCTTGAACCACCTTAAACCTGTAGCCACACTATCATTACTGCCTGTAAGACCAAATCTAAGTTAAAACAAACTTCACAATTGCAAACAACTGTAGATCATAGGAGTAATGAAGTATTCAGCATCACAGAGACAAGTGTCAATGCAGTTTATTTCCGAATCATCAAAGCCACTCCCACATCCAGATCtagcccacacatgggccagcacaaggcctaCCTCTCTTTCACTTTCTGTTTCGTCTTcccactcacacacataaatagGGTGCGGTGCGCAAGTGTGTGCTGTCTGGTATTCATCTTTGTCTCCCTAGCTGCGCGCAGCATCCTATCAAGAAAGCAACCATATTCAAGTAAGTAGTCATTTAAGTCAACGTCATTTGGCaacatgtatgtatttatttaatatttcatgtcAAATTATGATATTGGtacattatatttttattgactGATTTGTTGCATCTTTTTTCATATTAGACCGCTTTTCCTGAAGATGGCAGGTAAGAACACTTAATCTAAATGTGTCCTTTAAGGATATTTAGGAAAAatctttaatttcattttatctGAACTGAAAATTAAATTAGATCTCTTTAACGTGATATCAAATTTTaagctttaaaataaactaTATGTACAACATAGTGGAACAAAGTACCATGTCATAGAAATACTGAAAGCATCCaacattttaaatgtacttAAGCAAAAGTAATCCTCCTCCTCATTGCAGGCCAAGCAGTCCAGTTAACACGTAAAGACCTTGTGGAACCTGGACTACTGGGGAGTGTCAATAACGTGAATCGGTCCGGAAATGCTTTTGCCGCTGGTACCTACGCGGGAGCTGACGCATTTGCAGATGGATTGGACAAAGCAGGATTGGATGCTGCTGCAGGAGCGTATGCTGCTGCGGGACTGGGCTGTGCACGTGCTGAATGGAGCGTTTTTGATGCCGAAGCCAAAGGGCCTAATGCCAGTGCAGGAGCAGGAGCTTCTCTGTCATCTGTGAGTGCCAAAGCCTTCGCCAGAGCAGAAATAGCCAGTGCTTCAGCCTCTGCTGGTCCAGTCAAAGCTACAGTTGGTCTGGGATTAGACACAGGAGTGGGAATTGGTGTAACAGGAGTGGAGGCCAAAGTGCTGGGAACAGGTATCTCCTTTGGTCGCAAAATGGGCATTTCTCTGTTTGGCACTGGTTTTGAATTCAATCTGTGGTAAAATGTGCCCAGTAAAGATCTTTCTAAACCGTGCTCTGCCTTGTATTAAAACAACAAGGCCTTGAATTTGCAtataattaataaattatcatGACATCTCCAATCACTCCTGAAAGATTTTTCTTAATATGTGTTGTTGCTGgtgataaaaacattaaaattgaTAAATgatattgtgtgtgtttatttttattgctttcaGATTTAATATTCTTATATGggcaccagtgttggtcaagttacttgaaaaaagtaatcagtaactaattactgattacgtccccccaaaagtaatcccgttactttactgattacttattttcaaaagtaattagttacttagttacttagttactttttaaaaacacaatttacaacctgaataggtgataaagcgatagatctttcagcccaattctactttttctgcataatccatcatacaaaatgtaatcaaatggaaatgtctctttttaaaatttgtttattagttttaatcttttaactttatgcatcaagcaaaaattaaattatatgcaacattctctgactggaagaaatttgtttaacatttaaacttattttctgcacattccagcacataaaataaaatatttttttgtgtgtttacactcactctttcaaatagatgcaagtaaaacacagcagaaaataaagtcaaagactagttgctctattttcacctgtgaagcaggactggggtaggcggaggtttgccctggtgcaggtgtgccgcagcggtcagttaaAGTCTCTGCaaatttctctgtgaatttcccattacagtcgtagcgcactcagtgcttgcttggaagtttaggggttttttcgctgtaaaaagaagttttctttccacgcacaacggacactaatgtttttttcactttttatggaatcaaactcaaagtaaggtcagtacttccacgctttaaacgctgcatcctcatactctctcccgaaCTTGATAtatgttgatctgcacacagttgttgtcacgaacgtcgcactcgcttacgtcactgtcataagacattctcgcaaaaaactcacggttttagtaacgcagtaacgcagcgttcctacggaaagtaacggtaatctaattaccatttttgcaatagtaatcccttacattactcgttacttgaaaaaagtaatcggattacagtaacgcgttactgcccatctctgatgaGCACAAAGTTTTATCACTTCACTTATTTCATCATCTTACTTCATCACTTTATGACACTGAGATTAAAGAACACACACCAtccaccaccaggtggtgacaAGGAAAAGGAAAATTCATTGTAGCTTATTAGAGTTGGATGTCTTGAGACCGGTCTTGGTTGTAACACGTAGCAACTAAACTTTCCACACTGTGTCACGCTGAACATGATATAAAACTTTAACCTATAATGACACAAAACTCCAGACACTGAAACGGGTCACTCAGCAAACACTGGGCCCATAAATCGATTTATTCCTACCTACAAAACAAAATTCAGAAAAATAGCAAAATGTTATCTGAACTTTTTGATTTCTCTTTAACGTGCAGGGCTCAAAAGGATGCCTTCACTTCCTCAACTAAGAATAAACTACTTTGAGGATTCGGTATGGCGCTTGTTCTACTTTTCTTAATATGACCTCAAAGTCATAAAACACTCAATAAAAGCACTGAAGAGAATGTGAAATCTAAT contains:
- the LOC120435186 gene encoding uncharacterized protein LOC120435186 isoform X1; the protein is MAEGGAISMFANLQIWMLRGAVRKCVLSGIHLCLPSCAQHPIKKATIFKPLFLKMAGQAVQLTRKDLVEPGLLGSVNNVNRSGNAFAAGTYAGADAFADGLDKAGLDAAAGAYAAAGLGCARAEWSVFDAEAKGPNASAGAGASLSSVSAKAFARAEIASASASAGPVKATVGLGLDTGVGIGVTGVEAKVLGTGISFGRKMGISLFGTGFEFNLW
- the LOC120435186 gene encoding uncharacterized protein LOC120435186 isoform X2, translated to MLRGAVRKCVLSGIHLCLPSCAQHPIKKATIFKPLFLKMAGQAVQLTRKDLVEPGLLGSVNNVNRSGNAFAAGTYAGADAFADGLDKAGLDAAAGAYAAAGLGCARAEWSVFDAEAKGPNASAGAGASLSSVSAKAFARAEIASASASAGPVKATVGLGLDTGVGIGVTGVEAKVLGTGISFGRKMGISLFGTGFEFNLW